From Aliarcobacter butzleri, the proteins below share one genomic window:
- the hisA gene encoding 1-(5-phosphoribosyl)-5-[(5-phosphoribosylamino)methylideneamino]imidazole-4-carboxamide isomerase, with product MDILPAIDLKDGKAVRLSKGLMDSAKIYSDEPWQVALRFEELGSKWVHIVDLNGAFAGKPANLEQIKKIRENCNLKIELGGGIRDEETIKMYLELGVDRLILGSIAVKDPIFVKKMASKYPIAVGIDAMNGMVAVEGWAEVSTMKATDLAREFANAGVQAIICTDISKDGMLCGVNVEFTESIALASSVDTIASGGVKDIQDIINCKANGNISGVIVGKAFYEGTLDLEEAFKIL from the coding sequence ATGGATATATTACCAGCGATTGATTTAAAAGATGGAAAAGCAGTAAGACTAAGTAAAGGTTTAATGGATAGCGCAAAAATCTATTCTGATGAGCCTTGGCAAGTGGCACTTAGATTTGAAGAATTAGGTTCAAAATGGGTTCATATTGTTGATTTAAATGGAGCATTTGCTGGAAAACCTGCAAACTTAGAGCAAATCAAAAAAATTAGAGAAAATTGCAATTTAAAAATTGAACTTGGTGGTGGAATAAGAGATGAAGAAACTATCAAAATGTACCTTGAACTTGGTGTTGATAGACTGATTCTTGGTTCAATTGCAGTAAAAGATCCAATTTTTGTAAAAAAAATGGCTTCAAAATATCCAATTGCTGTTGGAATTGATGCGATGAATGGAATGGTTGCAGTTGAAGGTTGGGCAGAAGTTTCAACTATGAAAGCAACTGATCTTGCACGTGAGTTTGCAAATGCAGGTGTTCAAGCGATTATTTGTACAGATATTAGTAAAGATGGAATGCTTTGTGGAGTAAATGTTGAATTTACGGAGTCTATTGCTCTTGCAAGTAGTGTTGACACAATTGCTAGTGGTGGAGTAAAAGATATTCAAGACATCATAAATTGTAAAGCAAATGGAAATATTTCTGGTGTTATTGTAGGTAAAGCATTTTATGAAGGAACTTTAGATTTAGAAGAAGCTTTCAAAATTTTATAA
- a CDS encoding TIGR01777 family oxidoreductase, with the protein MKTIAISGANGFVGTSLTNFFSSFGYKIVPLSRDILNNKSKLEEVLNSTDIVINLAGANIINRWSETYKKLLYSSRIDTTSKIVNAISSISNKPKLLISTSAVGIYDNKSIYDENGSFSNDFLSNLCQDWEKGALKAKSEATKVAIFRFGIVMGKDGGALQKMITPFKFGLGGTIGSGKQAFSFIHINDLLNAYKFVIENDYHGVFNLTAPTPTTNKGLTLALGKTLKRPTILPVPEFVLKLIFSEGARVLTDGQSAIPKKLLDLGFEFKFKTIEETIENLCS; encoded by the coding sequence ATGAAAACTATTGCAATTAGTGGTGCTAATGGATTTGTAGGAACAAGTTTAACAAACTTTTTCTCAAGCTTTGGGTATAAAATCGTACCTTTATCAAGAGATATTTTAAACAATAAAAGTAAATTAGAAGAAGTACTAAATTCTACTGATATTGTGATAAATCTTGCAGGTGCAAATATCATAAATAGATGGAGTGAAACTTATAAAAAACTTCTTTATTCTAGCCGAATTGATACAACTTCAAAAATAGTAAATGCAATAAGTAGTATTTCAAACAAACCAAAATTACTTATTTCAACTTCTGCTGTTGGAATCTATGATAATAAATCAATTTATGATGAAAATGGCTCTTTTTCAAATGATTTTTTATCAAATCTTTGTCAAGATTGGGAAAAAGGAGCTTTAAAAGCAAAAAGTGAGGCAACAAAAGTTGCTATTTTTAGATTTGGGATTGTTATGGGAAAAGATGGTGGAGCATTACAAAAAATGATTACTCCATTTAAATTTGGTCTTGGTGGAACAATAGGAAGTGGAAAACAAGCTTTTTCTTTTATTCATATAAATGATTTATTAAATGCTTACAAATTCGTTATAGAAAACGATTATCATGGAGTATTTAACCTAACAGCACCAACACCAACAACAAATAAAGGTCTAACTCTTGCTTTAGGAAAAACACTAAAAAGACCTACTATACTTCCAGTACCAGAGTTTGTTTTAAAACTTATTTTTAGTGAAGGAGCACGTGTTTTAACAGATGGACAAAGTGCAATTCCAAAAAAATTATTGGATTTAGGATTTGAATTCAAATTTAAAACAATAGAAGAAACAATAGAAAATTTATGTAGTTAA
- the hisH gene encoding imidazole glycerol phosphate synthase subunit HisH has protein sequence MIGIIDYNMGNLASVYNACHLLDAKATIVKKPEDLKNFNRVILPGVGAYKDAMEHLIKTGMNEAILEFAKSGKPMIGICLGMQLLFESSQEFGHTDGLGLIDGVVVKFDKSKMNEDFKIPHMGWNTIVNKEHLLFEGLHNPYLYFVHSYHAVTNEKNIIGKTTYGYEFASAVNKDNIYGFQPHPEKSHDNGLKILKNFMSLN, from the coding sequence GTGATTGGAATAATAGATTATAATATGGGAAATTTGGCAAGTGTTTACAATGCCTGTCATTTACTTGATGCAAAGGCAACTATTGTTAAAAAACCTGAAGATTTAAAAAATTTTAATCGAGTTATTTTACCTGGTGTTGGAGCATATAAAGATGCAATGGAACATCTAATCAAAACAGGTATGAACGAAGCTATTTTAGAATTTGCAAAAAGTGGAAAACCAATGATTGGAATTTGTCTTGGAATGCAACTTTTATTTGAAAGTTCACAAGAATTTGGTCATACAGATGGTTTGGGTTTAATTGATGGAGTTGTAGTAAAATTTGATAAATCAAAAATGAATGAAGACTTCAAAATCCCACACATGGGTTGGAATACAATTGTAAATAAAGAACACCTTTTATTTGAAGGACTTCATAATCCATATTTATATTTTGTTCACTCTTATCACGCCGTAACGAACGAAAAAAATATAATTGGTAAAACAACTTATGGATATGAATTTGCAAGTGCAGTAAACAAAGATAACATTTATGGTTTTCAACCACATCCTGAAAAATCTCACGATAATGGATTGAAAATTTTGAAGAATTTTATGAGCCTTAATTAA
- a CDS encoding phosphoribosyltransferase family protein — translation MICLTCKNLSFEIICKDCQKNLLVPSFHKREIEDGFFNYSFYSLSELEDLINSKYYFYGDRVFNILAKLSFAKFALNFDFPSEVLAIPIDDHTRHDFSHCAILAKHLKSKIIKPKYNSLKATNIVKYAGKNLEFRQKNSRKFQINNLSDKFVILCDDLITTGTTIIQAKKALEKKNNQILFSLTLADAKL, via the coding sequence ATGATTTGCCTAACTTGTAAAAACCTATCATTTGAAATTATTTGCAAAGATTGTCAAAAAAATCTTTTAGTACCATCTTTTCATAAAAGAGAAATAGAAGATGGATTTTTCAACTACTCTTTTTACTCTTTATCCGAACTTGAAGATTTGATAAACTCAAAATACTATTTTTATGGAGATAGAGTTTTTAATATTTTGGCAAAACTCTCTTTTGCTAAATTTGCATTAAATTTTGATTTTCCTTCTGAAGTTTTAGCCATTCCTATTGATGACCATACAAGACATGATTTTTCGCACTGCGCAATCTTGGCAAAACATCTAAAATCAAAAATAATCAAACCAAAATACAACTCATTAAAAGCTACAAATATAGTTAAATATGCAGGAAAAAATTTGGAATTTAGACAAAAAAACTCAAGAAAATTTCAAATAAATAACCTCTCAGATAAATTTGTAATTTTATGTGATGACTTAATCACAACGGGAACTACAATAATTCAAGCAAAAAAAGCTTTGGAGAAAAAAAATAATCAAATATTATTTTCTTTAACCCTAGCTGATGCAAAACTTTAG
- the lepA gene encoding translation elongation factor 4 → MQKNIRNFSIIAHIDHGKSTLADRIIQECGAIADREMTSQVMDTMDIEKERGITIKAQSVRLDYIKDGQKYVLNLIDTPGHVDFSYEVSRSLASSEGALLIVDSTQGVEAQTIANVYIAMDNDLELLPVVNKIDLPSADPIRVLEEVEEAIGLDCTLHNLISAKTGLGVKDLIDSIVDRVPAPTGDEDAPTKALIYDSWFDNYLGALALVRVYDGSIKKGQKIKLMNTKVEHQVLSLMYPHPIRRQDANEIKTGEIGIVVLGLKTLDGIAVGDTMTDAKTPTQEPIDGFEPAKPFVFAGIYPIETDKFEDLREALNKLKLNDSSISFEPESSAALGSGFRTGFLGMLHMEVIKERLEREFDLDLIATAPTVIYQVEKSNGETIEIQNPSELPEPNYIKTIFEPYVKATILVPDEFLGNVIKLLNDKRGIQIKMDYIGKRVLLEYDLPMNEIVMDFYDKLKSTTKGYASFDYEPVGFRPGNLKKLDVRVAGDVVDALSIIVPEDKAVSKGREFVKALKELIPRQLFEVAIQASIGSTIIARETVKSMGKNVTAKCYGGDITRKRKLLEKQKAGKKRMKAIGKVNVPQEAFMAVLKI, encoded by the coding sequence TTGCAAAAAAATATTAGAAATTTTAGTATTATTGCACATATTGACCATGGTAAATCAACACTAGCTGATAGAATCATTCAAGAGTGTGGAGCGATTGCTGATAGAGAAATGACTTCACAAGTTATGGATACAATGGATATCGAAAAAGAAAGAGGTATCACAATAAAAGCTCAAAGTGTTAGACTTGATTATATAAAAGATGGTCAAAAATATGTTTTAAACTTAATTGACACTCCAGGTCACGTTGATTTTTCATATGAAGTTAGTCGTTCTTTAGCTTCATCAGAAGGTGCTTTACTTATAGTTGATTCAACGCAAGGTGTTGAAGCACAAACTATTGCAAATGTTTATATTGCTATGGATAATGATTTAGAGTTACTTCCAGTAGTTAATAAAATAGATTTACCAAGTGCTGATCCTATAAGAGTTTTAGAAGAAGTTGAAGAAGCTATTGGACTTGATTGTACTTTACACAATTTAATTTCTGCAAAAACTGGTCTTGGAGTAAAAGACTTGATTGATTCAATAGTTGATAGAGTTCCAGCACCAACAGGAGATGAAGATGCTCCAACAAAAGCACTTATTTATGACTCTTGGTTTGATAACTATCTTGGAGCTTTAGCACTTGTAAGAGTTTACGATGGAAGTATCAAAAAAGGTCAAAAAATAAAACTTATGAATACAAAAGTTGAACATCAAGTATTAAGTTTGATGTATCCACACCCAATAAGAAGACAAGATGCAAATGAGATAAAAACTGGTGAAATAGGTATTGTTGTACTTGGTCTTAAAACTCTTGATGGAATAGCAGTTGGTGATACGATGACTGATGCAAAAACACCAACACAAGAGCCAATTGATGGATTTGAACCAGCTAAACCTTTTGTATTTGCAGGAATTTATCCAATAGAAACTGATAAATTTGAAGATTTAAGAGAAGCTTTAAATAAATTAAAATTAAATGACTCTTCTATCTCTTTTGAACCTGAAAGTTCAGCGGCACTTGGAAGTGGTTTTAGAACAGGATTCTTAGGTATGCTTCATATGGAAGTTATCAAAGAAAGATTAGAAAGAGAGTTTGATTTAGACTTGATAGCAACTGCACCAACTGTTATTTACCAAGTTGAAAAAAGCAATGGTGAAACAATAGAGATTCAAAATCCTAGTGAATTACCTGAGCCAAATTATATAAAAACAATATTTGAGCCTTATGTAAAAGCTACTATTTTAGTTCCTGATGAGTTTTTAGGAAATGTTATCAAACTTCTAAATGATAAAAGAGGAATCCAAATAAAAATGGATTATATTGGAAAAAGAGTATTACTAGAATATGATTTACCAATGAATGAAATCGTAATGGATTTTTATGATAAACTAAAATCAACTACAAAAGGTTATGCTTCATTTGATTATGAGCCAGTTGGATTTAGACCAGGAAACTTAAAAAAACTTGATGTTAGAGTTGCAGGAGATGTTGTTGATGCTTTATCAATAATAGTTCCTGAAGATAAAGCTGTTTCAAAAGGAAGAGAGTTTGTAAAAGCACTAAAAGAACTTATTCCTAGACAACTTTTTGAAGTTGCAATACAAGCAAGTATTGGAAGTACGATTATTGCAAGAGAAACTGTAAAATCTATGGGGAAAAACGTAACTGCAAAATGTTATGGTGGAGATATTACAAGAAAAAGAAAACTTCTTGAAAAACAAAAAGCTGGTAAAAAAAGAATGAAAGCCATTGGAAAAGTTAATGTACCTCAAGAAGCATTTATGGCAGTTTTAAAAATATAA
- a CDS encoding metal-sensing transcriptional repressor → MNEEKQKAVQALKTAKGQIEGIIKMLEDGRYCIDVSNQIFAVSSLVKKANLLILKQHMNHCVLEAVNSGDANNKIDEITQVLSKILDK, encoded by the coding sequence GTGAATGAAGAAAAACAAAAAGCTGTTCAGGCTCTTAAAACAGCAAAAGGACAAATAGAAGGTATTATAAAGATGCTTGAAGATGGAAGATATTGTATTGATGTATCAAATCAAATTTTTGCAGTTTCTTCTTTGGTAAAAAAAGCAAATTTATTAATATTGAAACAACATATGAATCATTGTGTTTTAGAAGCAGTAAATAGTGGTGATGCTAATAATAAAATTGATGAAATCACCCAAGTATTATCAAAAATTCTTGATAAATAA
- a CDS encoding heavy metal translocating P-type ATPase, giving the protein MKSQKFDIKGMTCSACSTAVDRNVKKLEGINEVNVNLLNNSMIVKYDENILNNETIIKKVQDAGYEAFLVENGKKTQKNSTEDNLGKIETNELKNRLIISFIFAIPLFYISMGHMLNWYLPHLFHGYSNAIIFAFTQFLLALPIVFINIKYYKVGFKTLYKGSPNMDSLIAIGTSAAMIYGVFSIYKIGYGLGNNDIDMVIQYSHDLYFESAAIVLTLITLGKFLEARAKENTSEAINKLINLTPKTALVLRNNQEIEIPVDELVLKDIVIVKPGNIVPTDGVIIFGNSSIDESMLTGESLPVSKKVGDKVIGASINKSGSFKFEVTKLGEDTVLSQIIKLIEEASSSKAPISKLADRISAIFVPTVIVISILATVTWLFLGYSFEFALSIGIAILVISCPCALGLATPTAIMVGTGKGAQNGILIKSAESLEIAHTINTVVIDKTGTITEGKTQITDIFTSEKITQDKLLQLCATIEKNSEHPLADAILKKAQEKAIELLNATDFEALNGLGIKAKVEDRVFYIGNKKLLDSKNISLDLFYEKSEKLANEAKTPIFIADENEVLGLIAISDVVKLTSKDAILEFEKMGLEVIMLTGDNYKTANAIAKQININNVIAEVLPQDKEKEIQKLQSLGKKVAMIGDGINDAPALVRADVGIAIGAGTDIAIESANIVLVKSDLLDAVKAIQLSNAVIKNIKQNLFWAFFYNIIGIPLAAGVFYTIFGWKLSPMFAGAAMSLSSVTVVLNALRLKLFEPRISKNLLEKNNISKGDKMEKILKVDGMTCGHCKARVEKVVSAIDGVDSVEVDLASKNVTVKMSKDISEQTLSDVIVDAGYEVIK; this is encoded by the coding sequence ATGAAATCACAAAAATTTGACATAAAGGGTATGACTTGCTCTGCTTGTTCTACTGCTGTTGATAGAAATGTAAAAAAATTAGAAGGAATAAATGAAGTTAATGTCAACTTACTAAATAATAGTATGATTGTAAAATATGATGAAAATATACTTAATAATGAAACAATTATCAAAAAAGTTCAAGATGCAGGTTATGAAGCATTTTTAGTTGAAAATGGTAAAAAAACTCAAAAAAATTCAACAGAAGATAATCTTGGTAAAATAGAAACTAATGAATTGAAAAATAGATTAATTATATCTTTTATTTTTGCGATACCATTATTTTATATATCAATGGGACATATGTTAAATTGGTATCTTCCTCATTTATTTCATGGATATTCAAATGCTATAATTTTTGCTTTTACTCAATTTTTATTAGCTTTACCAATAGTTTTTATAAACATCAAATATTATAAAGTAGGATTTAAAACCTTATATAAAGGTTCTCCTAATATGGACTCTTTGATAGCTATTGGAACAAGTGCAGCTATGATTTATGGAGTATTTTCAATCTATAAAATAGGTTATGGTTTAGGAAATAATGATATAGATATGGTGATACAATATTCTCATGATTTATATTTTGAATCAGCAGCTATTGTTTTAACTTTAATAACACTTGGAAAGTTTTTAGAAGCAAGAGCAAAAGAAAATACTAGCGAAGCTATAAACAAACTTATAAATTTAACTCCAAAAACAGCTTTAGTTTTAAGAAATAATCAAGAGATTGAAATTCCTGTTGATGAACTTGTTTTAAAAGATATAGTTATTGTAAAACCTGGAAATATCGTTCCAACAGATGGTGTTATTATCTTTGGAAATAGTTCTATTGATGAGTCAATGTTAACAGGTGAGAGTTTGCCAGTCTCTAAAAAAGTTGGAGATAAAGTAATAGGTGCAAGTATAAATAAATCTGGTTCTTTCAAATTTGAAGTTACAAAACTGGGAGAAGATACAGTTTTATCACAAATTATAAAATTGATTGAAGAAGCAAGTTCTTCAAAAGCTCCTATTTCAAAACTTGCAGATAGAATAAGTGCTATTTTTGTACCAACAGTTATAGTTATATCAATACTTGCAACTGTTACATGGTTGTTTTTAGGATATTCATTTGAATTTGCTTTATCTATTGGTATTGCTATTTTAGTTATTTCTTGTCCTTGTGCTTTAGGACTTGCTACACCAACAGCTATTATGGTTGGAACAGGAAAAGGTGCTCAAAATGGAATATTAATTAAAAGTGCAGAATCTTTAGAGATAGCTCACACTATAAATACAGTTGTTATTGACAAAACAGGAACTATAACTGAAGGAAAAACTCAAATAACTGATATTTTTACAAGTGAAAAAATTACTCAAGATAAATTACTTCAATTATGTGCAACAATTGAAAAAAACTCAGAACACCCTTTAGCTGATGCAATATTGAAAAAAGCACAAGAAAAAGCAATCGAACTTTTAAACGCAACTGATTTTGAAGCACTTAATGGTTTAGGAATAAAAGCAAAAGTTGAAGATAGAGTTTTTTATATTGGAAATAAAAAATTATTAGATAGCAAAAATATCTCTTTAGATTTATTTTATGAAAAGAGTGAAAAGCTGGCAAATGAAGCTAAAACACCAATATTTATTGCAGATGAGAATGAAGTTTTAGGATTGATTGCTATTTCTGATGTTGTAAAACTAACAAGCAAAGATGCTATTTTAGAGTTTGAAAAAATGGGCTTAGAAGTAATAATGCTAACAGGTGACAATTATAAAACAGCAAATGCAATAGCAAAACAAATAAATATAAATAATGTAATAGCAGAAGTTTTACCTCAAGATAAAGAAAAAGAGATACAAAAACTTCAAAGTTTAGGTAAAAAAGTTGCAATGATTGGTGATGGAATAAATGATGCACCAGCTTTAGTTCGAGCAGATGTAGGAATCGCAATAGGAGCTGGAACTGATATAGCAATAGAATCTGCAAATATTGTACTTGTAAAAAGTGATTTATTAGATGCCGTAAAAGCAATACAATTAAGTAATGCAGTTATAAAAAATATAAAACAAAATCTATTTTGGGCATTTTTTTATAATATAATAGGTATTCCTTTAGCTGCAGGAGTATTTTATACAATATTTGGTTGGAAATTAAGTCCAATGTTTGCAGGTGCAGCTATGAGTTTAAGTAGTGTGACGGTTGTTTTAAATGCTTTAAGATTAAAGTTATTTGAACCAAGAATTAGTAAAAATTTATTAGAAAAAAACAATATTTCAAAAGGAGATAAAATGGAAAAAATTTTAAAAGTTGATGGAATGACTTGCGGACATTGTAAAGCAAGAGTTGAAAAAGTGGTTAGTGCAATTGATGGTGTTGATAGTGTTGAAGTTGATTTAGCTTCTAAAAATGTTACAGTTAAAATGTCAAAAGATATATCAGAACAAACTTTATCTGATGTAATAGTAGATGCTGGATACGAAGTTATCAAATAA
- a CDS encoding OmpA family protein has product MKKVLLSTIACASLALAANSDYKYEITPLIGGVLTEGNTGLEKNYANAGLSFGFNQFDSFIDQVELGFLRTLEDVDGKGNFSNRDTGVTRVFANLVKDYDLTSDLSLYTLVGAGVEFFDNEFEDNKNGLFGNYGVGVKYNLAERLALKFDVRHLIEVDHGDNTLLYTVGLSVPFGEVSKPAPVAEKPAPVATPVAAPKDSDGDGVIDNLDECPNTMKGAKVDNIGCMTLVNLNINFDTDKSVIKDSYNSRINEFAKVMKADPKLKANIEAHTDSVGTDAYNQKLSERRATSAVNALVAAGVEKDRIKAVGYGESRPIASNDTVEGRAENRRVEAVMVK; this is encoded by the coding sequence ATGAAAAAAGTATTATTATCAACAATTGCTTGTGCTTCTTTAGCATTAGCTGCAAATAGTGATTACAAATATGAAATTACTCCATTAATCGGTGGAGTTTTAACTGAAGGAAATACAGGTTTAGAGAAAAACTATGCTAACGCTGGTTTATCTTTTGGATTTAATCAATTTGATTCATTTATCGATCAAGTAGAATTAGGGTTTTTAAGAACTCTTGAAGACGTTGATGGAAAAGGAAACTTTAGTAATAGAGATACAGGAGTAACAAGAGTATTTGCTAACTTAGTAAAAGACTATGATTTAACTTCTGATTTATCTTTATATACATTAGTTGGAGCTGGAGTTGAGTTCTTTGATAATGAATTTGAAGACAATAAAAATGGTTTATTTGGTAACTACGGTGTAGGAGTAAAATATAATTTAGCTGAAAGACTAGCTTTAAAATTCGATGTTAGACATTTAATTGAAGTTGATCATGGAGATAATACATTATTATACACAGTAGGATTATCAGTTCCATTTGGAGAAGTTTCAAAACCAGCTCCAGTTGCTGAAAAACCAGCTCCAGTTGCTACTCCAGTTGCTGCTCCAAAAGATTCTGATGGTGATGGTGTTATTGATAATTTAGATGAATGCCCAAATACAATGAAAGGTGCAAAAGTTGACAATATTGGTTGTATGACTTTAGTTAACTTAAATATCAACTTCGATACTGATAAATCAGTAATTAAAGACTCTTACAATTCAAGAATTAATGAATTTGCAAAAGTTATGAAAGCTGATCCAAAATTAAAAGCAAACATTGAAGCTCATACAGATTCAGTTGGAACAGATGCTTATAATCAAAAATTATCAGAAAGAAGAGCTACATCTGCTGTTAATGCTTTAGTTGCAGCTGGTGTTGAAAAAGATAGAATTAAAGCTGTTGGATATGGTGAGTCTAGACCAATCGCTTCTAATGATACAGTTGAAGGTAGAGCTGAAAACAGAAGAGTTGAAGCTGTAATGGTTAAATAA
- a CDS encoding ribose-phosphate pyrophosphokinase, with the protein MSNFKLFSGSANPEFAKKVGEYLGMPVSDATLNKFSDGEISVQITESVRGQDVFIIQPTCAPTNDNLMELLIMVDALKRSSAKSISAVVPYYGYARQDRKAAPRVPISAKLVADLLEAAGITRVVTIDLHAAQIQGFFNIPADNLFGSILFVNYIRSKNLKNPIIASPDIGGVARARLYADKLGYDLVIVDKKREKANVAEVMNIIGEVKGKDVILVDDMVDTAGTLVKAAEVLKKRGATSVMACCTHGVLSGPAYDRIEKGELDELVISDTIPAKKEIKKITVLTASAIIGEAIRRIHNNESVNSIFNN; encoded by the coding sequence ATGTCAAATTTTAAACTTTTTAGTGGTTCAGCTAACCCTGAATTTGCAAAAAAAGTGGGTGAATACTTAGGTATGCCTGTATCTGATGCCACTTTAAATAAATTTAGTGATGGTGAGATATCTGTTCAAATCACGGAAAGTGTTAGAGGACAAGATGTATTTATAATCCAACCAACATGTGCACCAACTAATGATAATTTAATGGAATTATTAATAATGGTAGATGCACTTAAACGTTCAAGTGCGAAATCTATCTCTGCTGTTGTTCCATATTATGGTTATGCAAGACAAGATAGAAAAGCAGCTCCAAGAGTTCCAATTAGTGCAAAACTAGTTGCAGATTTACTTGAGGCAGCAGGAATTACAAGAGTTGTAACTATCGATTTACACGCAGCACAAATACAAGGATTTTTTAATATTCCAGCTGATAACTTATTTGGTTCAATTTTATTTGTAAACTATATAAGAAGTAAAAATTTAAAAAATCCAATCATTGCAAGTCCTGACATTGGAGGAGTTGCTAGAGCTAGATTATATGCAGATAAATTAGGTTATGATTTAGTAATAGTTGATAAAAAAAGAGAAAAAGCAAATGTTGCTGAAGTTATGAATATCATTGGTGAAGTAAAAGGTAAAGATGTTATTTTAGTAGATGATATGGTTGATACTGCTGGAACTTTAGTAAAAGCTGCAGAAGTATTGAAAAAAAGAGGTGCAACTTCTGTTATGGCTTGTTGTACGCATGGAGTTTTAAGTGGTCCTGCTTATGATAGAATTGAAAAAGGTGAACTTGATGAGCTTGTAATTTCAGATACTATCCCTGCAAAAAAAGAGATAAAAAAAATAACAGTATTAACAGCTTCTGCAATAATAGGAGAAGCAATTAGACGAATTCATAATAATGAATCTGTTAATTCTATTTTTAACAATTAA
- a CDS encoding Opr family porin codes for MKRLSLITCGLVLSSSFVFANEVKTFDDAFKSGKASGSLGLYGKHIDYSGTQPSYDPTKQVGKAGYLNGNATIGYETASLYGFSAKAEFKGNLDLGEINNDDRKSGIAPFENNALMTEGYLKYANDAFFVSAGRQAIDLEWLSDYHEAVVAGITAVPDTTIVLGWTKRKAESTSELSEDFWKINENKGAYVADIKYTGFTGVELNPYYYSAPDLVDWYGLKTTFSTDYFGLIAHYAQTNADSKFLIDTDDDNITDTQMEDGSIAHIELNTEIDGFTAAVGYIKTDKDAGAGGMDLAGDNISPFEDGNHNYDPDAKTVYGSLGYTISDVTFGALYGQTKYDTNRIKENELNLSASYAFSESLATSLLYVNVDTETSLNDEPDYDKWIATIEYTF; via the coding sequence ATGAAAAGATTAAGTTTAATTACTTGTGGATTAGTTTTAAGTTCTTCATTTGTATTTGCAAATGAAGTAAAAACTTTTGATGATGCTTTTAAAAGTGGGAAAGCTTCAGGAAGTTTAGGATTATATGGTAAACATATTGATTATAGTGGTACACAACCTAGCTATGACCCAACTAAACAAGTAGGAAAAGCTGGATATTTAAATGGTAATGCTACTATTGGATATGAAACTGCATCTTTATATGGATTTAGTGCAAAAGCGGAATTCAAAGGTAATTTAGATTTAGGTGAAATCAATAACGATGATAGAAAATCTGGTATTGCACCTTTTGAAAATAATGCTTTAATGACAGAAGGGTATTTAAAATATGCAAATGATGCCTTTTTCGTAAGTGCTGGTAGACAAGCAATTGATCTTGAATGGTTAAGTGATTACCATGAAGCAGTTGTTGCAGGAATTACTGCAGTTCCTGATACAACAATAGTATTAGGATGGACAAAAAGAAAAGCTGAATCAACATCTGAATTAAGCGAAGATTTCTGGAAAATTAATGAAAATAAAGGTGCTTATGTAGCGGACATCAAATATACAGGATTTACAGGTGTTGAATTAAATCCATATTATTATTCTGCTCCAGATTTAGTTGATTGGTATGGTTTAAAAACTACATTTAGTACAGATTATTTTGGTTTAATTGCTCATTATGCTCAAACAAATGCTGATAGCAAATTTTTAATAGATACAGATGATGATAATATTACAGATACTCAAATGGAAGATGGTTCTATTGCTCATATTGAGTTAAATACTGAAATTGATGGATTTACTGCTGCTGTTGGATATATAAAAACTGATAAAGATGCTGGTGCAGGAGGAATGGACTTAGCAGGAGATAATATCTCTCCATTTGAAGATGGAAATCACAATTATGATCCTGATGCTAAAACTGTATATGGAAGTTTAGGATATACAATATCTGATGTTACTTTTGGAGCATTATACGGACAAACAAAATATGATACTAATAGAATCAAAGAAAATGAGTTAAACTTATCTGCAAGTTATGCATTTAGTGAATCTTTAGCAACTTCACTTTTATATGTAAATGTTGATACAGAAACTAGCCTTAATGATGAACCTGATTACGATAAATGGATTGCAACTATAGAATACACATTCTAA